One genomic segment of Streptomyces parvus includes these proteins:
- a CDS encoding ribbon-helix-helix protein, CopG family, giving the protein MRLPEDLDAKLTQRARREGRSKQELAIQAIQEAQDRAELKVDDVLAELTERDAEILGYLK; this is encoded by the coding sequence CTGCGACTGCCCGAAGACCTCGATGCGAAGCTGACTCAGCGTGCCCGCCGTGAGGGACGTAGCAAGCAGGAGCTGGCCATCCAGGCGATTCAGGAAGCGCAGGACCGAGCCGAGCTGAAAGTCGACGACGTCCTGGCCGAACTCACGGAAAGAGATGCGGAGATCCTGGGATACCTAAAGTGA
- a CDS encoding bifunctional DNA primase/polymerase translates to MAPELRVRGFSTVRPGSVLPAAPRSVDIARWCAEQGWPVHPLAVGRKTPAGNCGACRAPGHTHSGCPCPARGRWCHGFRAATCDTGRIVRWWGSMPEAGVGVSCGPAGLVVIDIDAHGQSLPDRDCLLPGIPIPPQVDLTGLANGYHTLALLAALRGAPDPADDEDTLRVRTPSGGLHVWYRAPDARPWQSSAGSGGGRALAWQVDVRAHGGYIVAPGTWTRAGTYRALGTCRKPAVLPAWLAEELERTGHLPRESPPGPRAAPPRARQAVAAAGGGRQGALSMLGSVLAEVAACAAHTEGTGFSEKLNRASYTAGGLVTAGFLTHEQAERILQDAAAGARPGQGRRAAGIIRSGMSAGARRPLYLRRQG, encoded by the coding sequence ATGGCTCCTGAGCTGCGCGTTCGGGGATTCTCCACCGTACGCCCCGGATCCGTCCTTCCGGCTGCGCCGCGGTCCGTGGACATTGCCCGGTGGTGCGCGGAACAGGGCTGGCCGGTCCATCCGTTGGCCGTCGGCCGCAAGACGCCGGCAGGCAACTGCGGGGCCTGCCGGGCCCCAGGTCACACACACTCGGGCTGTCCCTGCCCGGCGAGGGGGCGCTGGTGTCATGGTTTCCGGGCGGCCACGTGTGATACCGGCAGGATCGTCCGGTGGTGGGGGAGCATGCCGGAAGCGGGAGTCGGTGTCTCCTGCGGCCCCGCCGGGCTGGTGGTCATCGACATCGATGCCCATGGGCAGAGCCTGCCCGATCGCGACTGCCTGCTGCCGGGCATTCCCATACCGCCGCAGGTCGATCTCACGGGCCTCGCCAACGGCTATCACACTCTGGCCCTCCTGGCGGCCCTGCGGGGCGCCCCCGACCCGGCCGACGACGAAGACACCCTGCGGGTGCGCACCCCTTCAGGCGGCCTCCACGTCTGGTACCGGGCTCCCGACGCCCGACCGTGGCAGAGTTCCGCCGGCTCGGGCGGCGGACGGGCCCTTGCGTGGCAGGTGGACGTCCGCGCCCATGGTGGATACATCGTCGCCCCGGGGACCTGGACCCGTGCCGGGACCTACCGGGCACTGGGCACCTGCCGGAAGCCTGCGGTGCTTCCTGCGTGGCTGGCCGAGGAGCTGGAGCGTACGGGTCACCTGCCTCGGGAGAGCCCGCCCGGTCCCCGGGCGGCCCCGCCCAGGGCCCGCCAGGCCGTCGCCGCCGCGGGCGGTGGTAGGCAGGGCGCTCTCAGCATGCTCGGTTCGGTGCTGGCCGAGGTGGCCGCATGCGCGGCGCATACGGAAGGCACCGGCTTCTCGGAGAAGCTCAACCGGGCCTCCTACACCGCTGGCGGACTGGTCACCGCCGGGTTCCTCACCCATGAACAGGCCGAGCGGATCCTGCAGGACGCCGCGGCCGGAGCCCGGCCGGGGCAGGGCAGGAGAGCCGCTGGGATCATCCGCAGCGGGATGTCGGCCGGTGCGCGCCGTCCGCTGTACCTGAGGAGACAGGGATGA
- a CDS encoding phage/plasmid primase, P4 family gives MTPRGGSPSGFDAHAVAAQIIARSTSAGPRPAGEIPGHAAASAGPEQVSGVGLLPDSLTDRGNAKLFVRLYAQDYRHVTGLGWYRWDGTRWQSDEDDTVLWVAGEMAESIAATDPRGVYSDAALRKHRRRALSTSGINALLSQARSAPGMLLSAGALDADPYMLCTPAGVVDLRSGKLRAADPDRDFHSRSTSIGPRQMPTPRWDLFLTDTFGDDEQGREMIRFLHLLLGYSLTGDVGAQVMPFLFGSGKNGKSVLLDVLIKLLGDYADAAPPGFLMARPFEGHPTDLAELHGRRVIVCSEVKPGDRFDESRVKLLTGGDRIKARRMRQDFFSFAPTHKLWLLGNHRPEVGTGGYAFWRRMRLIPFNRVVSDHQKIDNLADILVTEEGPGILNWLITGAHHYLNSPRDLTGPETVRIATTAYAETEDHTGRFLTERCTFQPHQRVEQARLYHAYTAWSRHEGITPASSRAFAARIRETVGLASPKEMLLSNQRKYYPGIGLLATQEEAE, from the coding sequence ATGACTCCCCGAGGCGGTTCGCCGTCCGGCTTCGACGCTCACGCCGTGGCAGCTCAGATCATCGCGCGGTCCACCTCTGCCGGGCCTCGGCCTGCTGGAGAGATTCCGGGTCATGCGGCTGCGTCTGCGGGCCCGGAGCAGGTGTCGGGGGTGGGTTTGTTACCGGATTCGTTGACGGATCGGGGGAACGCGAAGCTGTTCGTGCGGTTGTATGCGCAGGACTACCGGCATGTGACGGGGCTGGGGTGGTACCGGTGGGACGGCACGCGGTGGCAGAGCGATGAGGACGACACGGTGCTGTGGGTCGCGGGTGAGATGGCGGAGAGTATCGCCGCGACCGATCCGCGGGGGGTGTATTCCGATGCGGCGCTGCGCAAGCACCGGCGGCGTGCGCTGAGCACGTCGGGGATCAACGCGTTGCTGAGCCAGGCGAGATCGGCGCCGGGGATGCTGCTCAGCGCGGGGGCGCTGGACGCGGACCCGTACATGCTGTGCACGCCGGCGGGGGTGGTGGACCTGCGGTCGGGGAAGCTGCGGGCCGCGGACCCGGACCGGGACTTCCATTCCCGCTCGACCTCGATCGGCCCCCGGCAGATGCCGACGCCGCGCTGGGATCTCTTCCTGACCGACACGTTCGGGGACGACGAACAGGGCCGGGAGATGATCCGTTTCCTGCATCTCCTGCTCGGCTACTCCCTCACCGGTGACGTCGGGGCGCAGGTCATGCCGTTCCTCTTCGGATCGGGCAAGAACGGCAAGTCCGTGCTGCTGGACGTCCTGATCAAACTCCTGGGCGACTACGCGGACGCCGCGCCGCCCGGTTTCCTGATGGCCCGTCCCTTCGAGGGACACCCCACCGACCTCGCCGAACTCCACGGCCGCCGGGTGATCGTGTGTTCCGAGGTCAAGCCCGGTGACCGTTTCGACGAGTCCCGGGTGAAACTCCTGACCGGCGGCGACCGCATCAAAGCCCGCCGGATGCGCCAGGACTTCTTCTCCTTCGCACCCACCCACAAGCTCTGGCTCCTGGGCAACCACCGCCCCGAAGTCGGCACCGGCGGCTACGCCTTCTGGCGCCGGATGCGCCTGATCCCCTTCAACCGCGTCGTCTCCGACCACCAGAAGATCGACAACCTCGCCGACATCCTCGTCACCGAAGAAGGCCCCGGCATCCTCAACTGGCTCATCACCGGAGCCCACCACTACCTCAACAGCCCCCGCGACCTCACCGGCCCCGAAACCGTCCGCATCGCCACCACCGCCTACGCCGAAACCGAAGACCACACCGGCCGCTTCCTCACCGAACGCTGCACCTTCCAGCCCCACCAACGAGTCGAACAGGCCCGCCTGTACCACGCCTACACGGCCTGGTCCCGGCACGAGGGCATCACTCCCGCCTCGTCCCGCGCCTTCGCCGCCCGCATCCGGGAAACCGTCGGACTGGCGTCACCGAAGGAGATGCTGCTGTCGAACCAGCGCAAGTACTACCCCGGCATCGGACTCCTGGCTACCCAGGAGGAGGCGGAGTGA
- a CDS encoding DUF6009 family protein, producing the protein MSALIDGDEISEEAELVWLEDISILDYVRQSLDRLPNRRGRPAYHRDGRMVGYAVLHSRARPSRTSGTFRRRVFWLLPHDRDTAPQGLYATGAPAEAVDPTTLASRAKGHKTERSEGGPLSNHPGTPVPG; encoded by the coding sequence GTGAGTGCTCTGATCGACGGGGATGAGATCAGTGAGGAAGCGGAGCTGGTCTGGCTGGAGGACATCTCGATCCTGGACTACGTACGACAGAGCCTGGACCGGCTCCCCAACCGGCGGGGGAGGCCCGCCTACCACCGCGACGGCCGCATGGTGGGTTACGCCGTGCTCCATTCCCGGGCCCGCCCCTCACGCACCTCCGGCACCTTCCGCCGACGCGTCTTCTGGCTCCTGCCCCACGACCGCGACACCGCCCCCCAGGGCCTCTACGCCACCGGCGCACCCGCCGAAGCCGTCGACCCCACCACCCTCGCCTCCCGCGCCAAAGGCCACAAGACCGAGCGCTCCGAAGGAGGACCCCTCTCCAACCACCCGGGCACGCCTGTGCCCGGGTGA
- a CDS encoding carboxymuconolactone decarboxylase family protein, whose amino-acid sequence MPHIAIGNDHPGIRGLMFQRPDTAAPLNHLAHVLLRAPASLSRGERELIAAYVSHLNDTPFCAGTHGAAAAAQLDGGHEAVTAVLAAPQDAPLSPRMRALLAIAAEVRTAARPVGDETVAAARAAGAEDSDIHDTVLIAAAFCMYNRYVSCLATDIPTQDDYYEQAADRIVTDGYATASGRQDTRAHNALAG is encoded by the coding sequence GTGCCGCACATCGCCATCGGCAACGATCATCCCGGCATCCGGGGCCTGATGTTCCAGCGGCCCGACACCGCCGCGCCGCTCAACCACCTCGCCCACGTCCTGCTGCGCGCCCCTGCCTCCCTGAGCCGGGGTGAACGGGAGCTGATCGCCGCCTACGTCTCCCACCTGAACGACACACCGTTCTGTGCCGGAACCCACGGAGCCGCGGCAGCAGCACAGTTGGACGGCGGTCACGAGGCGGTGACCGCCGTCCTCGCCGCTCCGCAGGACGCCCCCCTCTCCCCCCGGATGCGCGCCCTGCTCGCCATCGCCGCCGAAGTGAGGACAGCGGCACGCCCCGTCGGCGACGAGACGGTGGCAGCTGCCCGCGCCGCGGGTGCCGAGGACAGCGACATCCACGACACCGTGCTGATCGCCGCCGCCTTCTGCATGTACAACCGCTACGTCAGCTGCCTGGCGACCGACATCCCGACGCAGGACGACTACTACGAGCAGGCTGCGGACCGCATCGTCACCGACGGCTACGCCACGGCGAGCGGACGGCAGGACACCCGGGCCCACAACGCTCTCGCCGGCTGA
- a CDS encoding DUF6009 family protein, with translation MSALIDGDEISEEAELVWLEDISILDYVRQSLDRLPNRRGRPAYHRDGRMVGYAVLHSRARPSRTSGTFRRRVFWLLPHDRDTAPQGLYATGAPAEAVDPTTLAPRAKGHKTERSEGGPLSNHHPGVIPPDGSGPR, from the coding sequence GTGAGTGCTCTGATCGACGGGGATGAGATCAGTGAGGAAGCGGAGCTGGTCTGGCTGGAGGACATCTCGATCCTGGACTACGTACGACAGAGCCTGGACCGGCTCCCCAACCGGCGGGGGAGGCCCGCCTACCACCGCGACGGCCGCATGGTGGGTTACGCCGTGCTCCATTCCCGGGCCCGCCCCTCACGCACCTCCGGCACCTTCCGCCGACGCGTCTTCTGGCTCCTGCCCCACGACCGCGACACCGCCCCCCAGGGCCTCTACGCCACCGGCGCACCCGCCGAAGCCGTCGACCCCACCACCCTCGCCCCCCGCGCCAAAGGCCACAAGACCGAACGCTCCGAAGGAGGACCCCTCTCCAACCACCACCCGGGCGTCATTCCCCCAGACGGTTCCGGTCCACGTTGA
- a CDS encoding transposase: MAAHDVRHAHLPVSVLADQIFGHLPRADQRAWAQAYLTGLLITDGKKSIKRMAATVSRSPTASQSMHQFLNASPWDWVPARVELMRWVEQQLDPRAWVLSVAVLRKRGDHSCGVHRRFVPATGRSVNCQLAVGAFLATGAKAVPVHWGLLLPGAWVEDHARRARARIPESVGHRTVEQHALDLVDALCGSTQLSARPVVADLSHHSGVISLVRGLTARGREFIVSLPGRTPVVPVGRTTARGAYAANLPAAVEAQRLFGLKHAGHLRPGAHDGHGGSDRTATMTTLVRLPQVRLARHTPHATYRIFGVPSYTGPRSARIWLTNMTQRRTDELLALAGLQHRAGTSLQSLEDDFGLLDFEGRSFPGWHHHMTLVSAASAYNLLDLSGHPSGAPEES, from the coding sequence ATGGCGGCACACGACGTGAGGCACGCGCACCTGCCGGTCTCCGTACTTGCCGATCAGATCTTCGGGCACCTGCCGAGGGCCGATCAGAGGGCCTGGGCCCAGGCCTATCTGACGGGGCTGCTGATCACCGACGGCAAGAAGTCGATCAAGCGAATGGCCGCCACCGTCTCTCGCTCGCCCACCGCATCGCAGTCGATGCACCAGTTTCTCAACGCCAGCCCCTGGGACTGGGTCCCGGCACGGGTCGAGCTGATGAGGTGGGTCGAGCAACAACTCGATCCGCGCGCCTGGGTTCTGTCGGTGGCGGTGTTACGCAAGCGGGGTGACCACTCCTGCGGTGTGCACCGGCGCTTCGTCCCGGCGACCGGGCGCTCCGTCAACTGCCAGCTCGCGGTGGGTGCGTTCCTCGCCACCGGCGCGAAGGCCGTACCCGTCCACTGGGGGCTGCTGCTGCCCGGCGCCTGGGTCGAGGATCACGCGCGCCGCGCGCGGGCCCGCATTCCCGAATCGGTCGGCCACCGGACCGTCGAGCAGCACGCGCTGGACCTCGTCGACGCGCTGTGCGGGAGCACGCAGCTGAGTGCCCGGCCGGTGGTGGCCGATCTGAGTCATCATTCCGGGGTCATCTCGCTGGTGCGCGGACTCACCGCCAGGGGACGCGAGTTCATCGTGTCGCTGCCGGGCCGAACCCCGGTGGTCCCGGTGGGGAGGACGACGGCGCGCGGCGCGTACGCCGCGAACCTGCCCGCCGCCGTGGAGGCGCAGCGCCTCTTCGGCCTCAAGCACGCCGGCCATCTCAGACCCGGCGCCCACGACGGGCACGGCGGCTCGGATCGCACCGCCACGATGACCACGCTGGTGCGGCTGCCGCAGGTGCGGCTGGCCCGTCACACCCCGCACGCCACCTATCGGATCTTCGGCGTACCGTCCTACACGGGGCCCCGCTCCGCGCGGATCTGGCTGACCAACATGACGCAGCGGCGGACCGATGAGCTGCTGGCGTTGGCCGGGCTCCAGCACCGGGCGGGAACCTCTCTGCAGTCGCTGGAGGACGACTTCGGTCTGCTCGACTTCGAGGGACGGTCCTTTCCCGGTTGGCATCACCACATGACTCTGGTGTCGGCGGCTTCGGCGTACAACCTGCTGGACCTGTCCGGCCACCCGTCCGGCGCCCCGGAGGAGAGCTGA